AGACGCTGCCCATGGTCGACGTCGACCGGGGGCTCCTGGAACGGTCCGTCGCCAACATCGTCGAGAACGCGGTGAAATACAGTCCGGCGGACACCCCGGTGCTGGTGTCGGCGAGCGCCATCGCGGACCGGGTGGAGGTGCGCGTCGTGGACCGCGGTCCGGGCGTCCCCGACGAGGCCAAGGACCGCATCTTCGAACCCTTCCAGCGCTACGGCGACTCGCCGCGCGGCACCGGCGTCGGCCTCGGTCTGGCGGTCGCCCGCGGTTTCACCGAGGCCATCGGCGGCACCCTCGCCGCCGAGGACACACCCGGCGGGGGCCTCACCATGGTGCTGAGCCTGCCGAGATCGGCGAGCCACCCCACGACACCGGACCCGGGCCTGCCGGCCACGGCCACACCCTGACGGCAGGCGGACCGGCGGCCAGGCGCTCGTGCTCGCCGTTCCCGTGGTCGGCGCGTACCACCTGCCGATGGCCTCCGGCCACAACCTCGTCGGCCGCCCACCCGTGGCCGCCGTACGAGACGGCCTCGCCCGCCTTCCGGCCCGCCGGGTCCTCACCTTGTGTGCCGGGCGCTCAGGGAGTTGAGAAGGGCGGCTCCGCGTTCGGCGTCGTCCACGCTCACGGCGAACTCCCGGCCCTTGGAGGAGCGGACGACCAGGCACTCGCCGCCGCGCAGCATCACGGTGGTGCCCAGCCCGCTCAGCCGGTACCCCCAGCCGCCGACGTGGCCGGGCGTACGACTCTCCACGCGCGCCGACTCGACGTCCCCGGCGGCCCAGTGCCGCGCGGGCCACCCGAAGGGCCCGAACGAGACGTCCAAACCCCGCTCGTTGACCCGTGCCTGCACGGAGGAACACCCGAGAACCAGAAGAGAGGCGAAGACGAAGGGCGCGGCGGCCAGCAGGAACGAAAGGCCCGCCAGACCCGAGAGCGCCGCCACGCCGACCCCGACCGCGACCAGCCCGCTCAGCGCGGCAAGCGCCTGGAGCCACGAGTTCGACGTACGAGCCAGCCATACGACCCGCTGCCCGACGGGAATGTCCAGGGCCGGGCCCTCTGCCGCGGGCCGGGACAGCGCAGGCGCCCGGCGCGCGGCCAGCAGCCCGACCGCCCCCACAGCGGCCGCGACGGCGACCGTCCCCACGACCCAACTGGTCACCGATTCGGCGTCGCGCCAGTCCGCACGATCCAGATTCGCCCGCACGATGGACGCCTGCCCACCCAGCAGCATCACCCCACCGAACCCGAGGCCCGCGACCGCCCACCCCGGCACCACGCCACCGGCCCCCGTCCGGCGCAGCGTCAGCATGACGACGACTGCCGGCACCCCCCAGATCAGCGCGGGGAACAGTGCGGCGGCCCAGAACGGCATGGAGCCGTCGGGCCTGCCCGAGCCGGCGCCCCAGTGGGTCGCCAGCCGGTCCGGGAGCCGGCCGCTCGCGGCCAACGGCAGCCCCACCAACAGGGCCAGGACGCCGCCGCCCCAGCCGACGGCGCCCCGCGCCGCCCCGCTCCTACGCGCCCGGTCGGTCACGAGATCCCCCTGATCATGTCGATGAGGTCGTCCTTGCCGTAGCCGAGGTGCGTCGCTTCGGTCACCAGGTCGCGTACGCGGTCCAGCAGGACGGAGCGCTGGTCCGCCCCGTCGGCCACCGTCACGCCCCGGCCCCGCCGGAACTCCAGCACCCCTTCGTCACGCAGCGCCCGAAGACCCCGTAGAACCGTGTTGACGTTCACATCCAGGGCCTGGGAAAGATCCCGGGCCGGGGGAAGGCGGTCTCCCGGCCCGCACTCGCCCTCGGCGATCGCGCGCCGGATCGCGCCGGCCACCTGCTCGTGCAGGGGGCGACTGTCCGCAGTGTTCAGTCTCAACAGCATGGTGCTAATGAAGCTAGCACCAACGACTTGAAATGGGGCGAGGTTCTGAGAAGCTAACGGCAGGGGCAGCGGCAGGGGCAGGGGCAGGGGCCGGTTCGCGTGTGCTCACGGCGCACGTTGCTGCTCCTTGAGCACATCTCGCAGCCGCCGCAGCTCGTCCGCGGGCCGTCCCAGGCCGTTCAGCTGCAGCCGGGCCGCCTCGGTGCGGGCGTCCGGATGCCCGGTGTACGCCAGGTTCGCCGACTGCCGCACCATCCACTGGTGGTAAGCGAGCAGCCGCCCCGCGTACGCCCGGGCCTGTACGAGGTCGATGTCGGTGAGCAGCAGCTCCCGCAGCCGGGCTCGCAGGTGGAGGAGAGCTGAACTCGCGTCGCCGCAGGCCCGGGCGGCCCGGCCAGGGACAGGGCCGGGCTCGCCACACGCGGCCACCGCCGCATCGGCGGGCTGCTGGGCGGCCACAGCCTCGTCCAGTACCGCGAGCAGCGCCCGCACCTGGGCCGGGCGCGGCAGGCGGACCGGCGCGGGACGACGACGGCGCAGACGCTCGAGGAGGCGGATTCCACGCTGCCACCGGGGCCGACCGGACCGGGCCACGGACGGGGCGAGGGCGCTCGATGAGGGCATGGCTCCTCCTGGTGGCACCGCTGGATCAAGGGACCACAGCGGACGCCTCCGCGCTGCGGCGAACCCGTCACCGGGCCCACCTGGAAAAGCAGAGGTGTGCCTGGTGGTTCTGACCTGTGGTGATGCCGCTGATCACTCCTCTGGCCTGGGCTGATCCATCTTTCTGGGTCTTTCGGGTTCGTGCCCGGTTGCGCAGTCGATTCTCCCCGCACGTTCCCCGGAGGTCCTCCAGACTCCCCAGGCTCTCCCCAGGCGAGGGTCGCGGTCAGGATGCGTGCGACATGATGTGCGGGCTCGTCTGACGGGTTGCGGGAGCGAACGACGGGTGACTTCTGCGGCGGGTCGTGAGGGGCGGGCGGCGAGCGTCGCCGCGATGACCGCTGGCTGGAGGTCAGGTACCTGTTGCCGGAGAGGTGGCGGGGAACCGGGGTCGTCCCTTGGTCAGCCCGGCTTCCATGGCGGCGAGCAGGGTGAGGGCCGCGTCGAGGTGCCGGGTGTCATGGTCGGCGGCCGCGGAGACGGCCTCAGCCCATTCCTGTCGAACGAGGACGGTGTTGTCGCGTCCGCGTTCCGTGGAGTGGACCGTCACCCCGCGACCATCGCCCGAGTGGGCGTGCCGCTCGATGAAGCCCTTGTGTTCGAGGCCGCGCAGGACCGTGGAGAGGTTGGTGCGCTGCAGCCCGGTTGCCGCGGCGATGCGGCTGGGTGTGGTGGCGGGGTCGCGCTTCAGGTAGCGCATCACCATGCCTTCGGACTGCGACAGGTGGACAGCGCGCTCGTCCGTGTAGCGGCGGAACTGGATCTCCCGGCTGATGATCAGCACCAGGTCGGCCAGATCGGCCCATCGCTGATCTGCATCCGGTGCATCCGGTGCATCCGGTCCGGCCGCGGGGCCCGTCGGCTGGGCTCTGTTGCGCATCACATCTCCCGGGTACGGGTTGCCAAGGAACTAGTTATGACACCATACTCGTCATGCCCTCATAGTTATGAGTGCATAACTACAATCGAGGATCTGTCATGACGACAACCCTTTCCTCCGGGCGGACCGGGACCGCGACGGCCTCGCCCCGCGCCATGGCCCGCGCGGGCGGGCTGCACCCGGTCGGGGTGTTCATCCTGCTGGCCGGCGCGTTTCTGCCGATCATGGACTTCTTCATCACCAACGTGGCCCTGCCCAGCATCGACGCCTCGCTGCACGCCTCCGCGTCCTCGTTGGAACTGGTCATCGCCGGGTACGGCGTGGCGTACGCGACTCTGCTGGTCCTCGGCGGCCGGCTCGGTGACCGCTACGGCCGTCGCCGTATCTTCCTCGGCGCGCTCGTCGGCTTCGTCCTGGCGTCGCTGGCCTGCG
The Streptomyces sp. NBC_01485 genome window above contains:
- a CDS encoding DUF1648 domain-containing protein gives rise to the protein MTDRARRSGAARGAVGWGGGVLALLVGLPLAASGRLPDRLATHWGAGSGRPDGSMPFWAAALFPALIWGVPAVVVMLTLRRTGAGGVVPGWAVAGLGFGGVMLLGGQASIVRANLDRADWRDAESVTSWVVGTVAVAAAVGAVGLLAARRAPALSRPAAEGPALDIPVGQRVVWLARTSNSWLQALAALSGLVAVGVGVAALSGLAGLSFLLAAAPFVFASLLVLGCSSVQARVNERGLDVSFGPFGWPARHWAAGDVESARVESRTPGHVGGWGYRLSGLGTTVMLRGGECLVVRSSKGREFAVSVDDAERGAALLNSLSARHTR
- a CDS encoding GntR family transcriptional regulator; amino-acid sequence: MLLRLNTADSRPLHEQVAGAIRRAIAEGECGPGDRLPPARDLSQALDVNVNTVLRGLRALRDEGVLEFRRGRGVTVADGADQRSVLLDRVRDLVTEATHLGYGKDDLIDMIRGIS
- a CDS encoding MarR family winged helix-turn-helix transcriptional regulator; the encoded protein is MRNRAQPTGPAAGPDAPDAPDADQRWADLADLVLIISREIQFRRYTDERAVHLSQSEGMVMRYLKRDPATTPSRIAAATGLQRTNLSTVLRGLEHKGFIERHAHSGDGRGVTVHSTERGRDNTVLVRQEWAEAVSAAADHDTRHLDAALTLLAAMEAGLTKGRPRFPATSPATGT